From Variimorphobacter saccharofermentans, one genomic window encodes:
- a CDS encoding helix-turn-helix transcriptional regulator yields the protein MKVQLYTNPIDLSKAGDIPKDIVMAFRKAMFDQREMPDTTIMYQMEAAFYDCIRNGNPDELTGFFETISTKKLHMGCMSKDPLRQSQYAFVAGITLATRSAIQGGMPEMEAYNLSDVYTQKADLCKKINEVKELFIVAIYDFAKRVQQAKMQRVYSYPVLRCMKYISNHLHYRITLTELAERCNLTPQYLSALFRKETGTTLSQYILHEKLETAKQMLAYSDLSLQDIAANLAFNSHSNFTAHFRQQYHITPKQYRENTRNIY from the coding sequence ATGAAGGTTCAGTTATATACAAATCCGATTGATTTAAGTAAAGCTGGAGATATACCAAAGGATATTGTTATGGCATTTCGAAAGGCAATGTTCGATCAGAGAGAAATGCCTGACACTACCATAATGTATCAGATGGAAGCTGCTTTCTATGATTGCATCAGGAACGGTAATCCGGATGAACTGACAGGATTCTTTGAGACGATTTCGACGAAGAAGCTTCATATGGGATGCATGTCAAAGGATCCGCTACGTCAATCCCAATATGCATTTGTTGCTGGCATTACATTAGCGACCCGAAGTGCAATCCAAGGAGGAATGCCTGAGATGGAAGCGTATAATTTAAGTGATGTCTACACACAAAAGGCTGATCTATGCAAGAAAATCAATGAAGTGAAAGAACTATTTATTGTTGCAATATATGATTTTGCAAAGCGTGTTCAACAGGCTAAGATGCAGAGAGTGTATTCCTATCCTGTTCTACGTTGTATGAAATACATATCCAACCATCTACATTACCGGATTACGCTAACTGAGCTGGCCGAACGTTGTAATTTGACACCCCAGTATTTATCAGCATTGTTTCGTAAGGAAACCGGAACTACGCTATCTCAGTATATACTTCATGAAAAGCTGGAAACGGCGAAACAGATGTTGGCTTATTCTGACCTTTCCCTACAGGATATCGCTGCAAATCTGGCTTTTAATTCCCATTCCAACTTTACGGCACATTTTCGCCAGCAGTACCATATTACACCTAAGCAGTATAGGGAGAATACACGAAATATTTATTAA
- a CDS encoding NAD(P)/FAD-dependent oxidoreductase: MEKRVVIVGAGYSGILTAKKLAKKFKKLKQDVNVTIIDKNPFHTMLTELHEVAANRVDEDSIKISLKKVFAGRKVDVKLDTVTSIDFSSKKVIGENETYPYDYLVLSAGSKPTFYGVPGAEEYTFKLWSYEDAVILKDHIHNSFRKAAVETREEERKRLLTFFVVGAGFTGVEMIGELAEYVPILCDKFEIKRSDVTLYNIDGLSRPIPNLTEKLSNKVTKRLEKMGVQLILNAMVSAVGEDFIEFKQGEKVTHTSCGTVIWAAGIQSADVTQEAGKTLDTTRGRIQVDSYLRSTSNDNVYVTGDNMYFIAEGEERPVPQMVENCEQSADTAAHNIVVDVTGKGKLEEYKPKFHGVMVSIGGRYAVCHVGLPGRFFSMPSFLAMFAKHFINIIYFIQVLGWNKVFSYAKHEFFTIRNCRSFVGGHFSNRTPSFLLVPLRVWLGAVWVFEGVKKVVEGWLSDPKLEGFFGGANAWYESILNPSAGGAAPDATSSATTAAVDTIVRTVNMVSTKASNLIVLTADAASSATPAADAAGSAAGSVAEAAGTVLLNFNIFGLLKVIFVSGKSLEASSLADFAFKLDVPLMNWFVENVILPYDWVQMAMQIFIVIAEILIGLALMGGLFTTPAAAFSLVLQFMFVCTTGLYLGTFWMVFAGIAVLIGAGRTLGLDYYAMPGLKKLWRKLPIVRKLYIYND; this comes from the coding sequence ATGGAGAAGAGAGTTGTTATCGTCGGTGCCGGCTATTCCGGTATTCTGACAGCCAAAAAGTTAGCAAAAAAATTCAAAAAACTAAAGCAGGATGTCAATGTTACGATTATTGATAAGAATCCATTTCATACTATGCTTACTGAGCTTCATGAAGTGGCTGCAAATCGTGTTGATGAGGATAGTATTAAGATCAGCTTAAAAAAGGTATTTGCCGGACGTAAGGTGGATGTTAAGCTGGATACGGTTACCTCTATTGATTTTAGCAGTAAGAAGGTAATCGGAGAAAACGAGACCTATCCATATGATTATTTAGTATTATCTGCGGGTTCCAAGCCAACATTTTATGGCGTTCCTGGAGCGGAAGAATATACCTTCAAGCTTTGGTCCTATGAGGATGCCGTAATTCTAAAGGATCACATTCATAACAGCTTTAGAAAAGCAGCAGTTGAGACCAGGGAAGAGGAGAGAAAAAGACTGCTTACCTTCTTCGTAGTAGGTGCTGGATTTACCGGTGTGGAGATGATTGGTGAGTTGGCCGAATACGTTCCTATTCTGTGTGACAAGTTTGAGATTAAGCGTAGTGACGTTACTTTGTATAATATAGACGGATTAAGCAGGCCGATTCCGAATTTAACAGAGAAGCTGTCTAATAAGGTTACCAAGCGCCTTGAGAAAATGGGCGTACAGCTCATATTGAATGCAATGGTTTCAGCTGTTGGCGAAGATTTCATTGAATTCAAACAGGGCGAAAAGGTTACACACACTAGTTGTGGAACCGTTATCTGGGCAGCCGGAATTCAGAGTGCAGATGTAACTCAGGAAGCTGGTAAAACTCTGGATACAACCCGTGGTCGTATTCAGGTGGATTCCTATTTACGTTCAACGAGTAATGATAACGTATATGTAACCGGAGATAATATGTACTTTATAGCGGAGGGTGAAGAACGCCCCGTTCCGCAGATGGTAGAAAACTGTGAGCAAAGTGCAGATACAGCCGCACATAATATCGTAGTAGATGTTACCGGAAAAGGAAAGCTGGAAGAGTATAAGCCTAAATTCCATGGTGTTATGGTTAGTATTGGTGGACGTTATGCGGTATGTCATGTTGGCTTACCCGGCCGTTTCTTCAGTATGCCATCCTTCCTTGCTATGTTTGCAAAGCATTTTATTAATATTATATATTTTATTCAGGTACTGGGTTGGAATAAGGTATTTAGCTATGCGAAGCATGAGTTCTTCACTATTAGAAATTGCAGAAGCTTTGTAGGCGGTCATTTTTCTAACAGAACACCTAGCTTTTTACTAGTTCCTCTTAGAGTCTGGCTCGGAGCAGTCTGGGTATTTGAAGGTGTGAAAAAGGTTGTAGAGGGCTGGTTAAGTGATCCGAAGCTGGAAGGCTTCTTTGGTGGAGCAAATGCCTGGTATGAAAGCATCTTAAACCCGAGCGCAGGTGGTGCAGCCCCTGACGCGACTTCCTCAGCAACAACAGCTGCAGTAGATACAATAGTTAGAACGGTTAACATGGTATCCACAAAAGCGTCCAATCTTATTGTGTTAACTGCAGATGCAGCATCCTCAGCGACTCCGGCAGCAGATGCGGCCGGCTCAGCAGCTGGTTCTGTAGCGGAAGCAGCGGGTACAGTATTATTGAACTTTAACATCTTTGGTTTATTAAAAGTGATATTTGTAAGCGGTAAGAGTCTTGAGGCTTCCAGCTTAGCTGATTTTGCATTTAAGCTTGATGTCCCGCTTATGAACTGGTTTGTTGAGAATGTTATCTTACCTTATGATTGGGTACAGATGGCGATGCAGATTTTCATCGTTATTGCGGAAATCCTTATCGGTCTGGCACTTATGGGAGGTTTATTTACAACACCCGCAGC
- a CDS encoding Hsp20/alpha crystallin family protein, whose protein sequence is MLLPSIFDDKFVDRFFDDMFSFPAMFRMPASSWMETNIKDMGNEYELEIGLPGYDKKDIHAHLENGYLTISAEKQDVKEDKEKGKYIRRERYFGSCKRSFYVGNNLKEEDFHASFENGILKLTFPKEDSPAKIEQKKYIEIE, encoded by the coding sequence ATGTTATTACCAAGTATTTTTGATGACAAATTTGTTGACCGTTTCTTTGATGATATGTTCTCCTTCCCTGCAATGTTCCGCATGCCCGCTTCCAGCTGGATGGAAACCAACATCAAGGATATGGGAAATGAATATGAGCTGGAGATTGGACTTCCGGGCTATGATAAGAAAGACATCCATGCACATCTGGAAAATGGCTATTTAACCATCAGTGCTGAAAAGCAGGATGTAAAAGAAGACAAGGAAAAAGGTAAATACATCCGCAGAGAACGATACTTCGGAAGCTGCAAGCGAAGCTTCTATGTAGGCAATAATCTGAAAGAAGAAGACTTCCACGCATCCTTTGAAAACGGAATCTTAAAGCTAACCTTCCCGAAGGAAGACAGTCCAGCAAAAATCGAACAAAAAAAATATATTGAGATTGAATAA